The genomic stretch AAGTAGAAGATGCTTATGGAGGAATAAAAGAGAATAAAGAGAGGGAACATTCCTTAGCTGCACTGGGATATGGTATGCAAACTGAAATAGAAAGGTGGCCTTGGATTAATCAAATTGGAAGTTCAGAACAAAGCCTTGTTGTTAAAGCACTTGGATGAATTCTATAACAATGCATATCTCCCATGGGTAAAGCTAGTTAGAGATTCTTACTACCATGAAGTTTTTCCTCATGTTGTGACGCTCTCGGGTTCATTCCGGTGGAAAAGTGTGATTAGGATGTCGGGTGTGTGGAGGAGTTTGAGCAAATACCGACTGGAAAATGGAAACTCTATTTTGTTTTGGGATGATTTGTGGCATGATGAGATGATGTCTGTTAAATTCCCAAGGCCTTTCTCTTATACCAATGATAAGCTTGTCTCGGTGTTAGTTTCTTTGCTCTATGACAATATTTCTCGGGCCTTTGATCTCCCACTTTCTTCTCAGACATACCTTGTGTATAATGAGATGAAAAAAATTAAGCCATGTACCATTAGTGGATGAGCAGGATTAGTGGGTTTGTAAGGTCAATAAAGGAATCTATGTGCCTAAGGTGTTCTATGATAAGTGTTTTGCAGTGCCGCAAAACCATCATACTTCAAGTTGGATTTCGAAAAGTAAGTGTATGTCAAAGCATaaattctttgcatggttaattcTCCATGACTGGATCAATACAAAGGACATGCTATTGAAGAGACATTGGAAAGTCACAAATAATAATGAGTGTGTATTGTGTAATGAATATGTATTGGAGGATTGGAGACATATGTTCTTTACTTGCACAATCACCTAGAGGGTGTGGAATTATGTTCAGATTGAATGGAGAAATTGGTCAACTCATGAGAACCTGGTTTGTGTTAAAAGAAGAGAAAGAGTTTTAAAAGGTCTTGCTTCACGTAAATCGTTATTTTAGCATGTTGGAATATTTGGAAGCACGTAAATGGATGGATCTTCAAATTTGAGagattctttttttttgaatgaAGGAAATTTGGTTTTGTTTGTGTTGTCACCATGCTTAAACATAGGGTGAAGACTAATGTTGGTTCCTCCATCTCACATTGGCTAGTTAAATTACCATAGTTTGTCCTCTTTTCTCTTTTCATGTATATAAAGTTTTAAATATGTTTGTAAACTATGTGGTTTGGTTTAACATAAGGCTATGGGGGACTCTCCTACCGTAAAATCTTCAAAGAAAAAGTTCACCTTGAAATGTGCACGCGTCTTCCCAAGTTTATTGGAAAGCGACGGCTCACACTTTTAGGCTGGCCTAATCGTGATGAAAAAAAATACTTCTTCCGGTTCGGATCATTTACTATTAAGATCGTCTCAAAATTAAGTTTTAGGAGGATGAGTGGATTAGAATACCCTCCTCAAGACACATTACCATCTATGTACAATAGTGTCCCTCACAAGTGTGATATAGTCGCCAAGGTAATGGGAAACCTCTACAACAAATGCATCATTcatgtgagatttagttgggcttGACTTGCGACATAGACTGCTCTTGTAGGGTTGTTAGCCATAATCCAATTGTCACAGGAACAACAAATTTTGCAAAATCTACACAAGAATGGTAAATTTTATGTGGTTATATACATAGAGCATTAGTACATTCAAATATGACACTTAGTAATAACAAAAGAATTGAAAAATGAATGTGCCTCTCATCAAAATGAAAATATTCACGTAGTACCTTCACAAAGGTGTTATCTTTATCAAGGATAACCTTGCGGTGCGCAACTGACAAGGAAGCTTAAAATACTGTTGTTATCATCAGTATAAGACTATCAAACACCTTTATTTCAATTGCAAGTTTGTATCCTCTATATTATCAGTCAACCAAGTTTTTTCCAACTTGTACCTACCACACAATGTATTGCCATTTGGAAACTTGTTGCGCATAATCACTTACAATTATAAAATTTTCATTAAGGTGGAGGGGTTGCGAAAATTAACTTTTGattcgggtgcatatgctccttttacgacaaataacatattttaaaatgtgaaaAGAAAATCTAGAAAAAATATTTCACGCATACTTGTCTTCATTCTATGTGCACAGTTAAAGTTTCCCGAGAATCTGATAATTTTTATGCTCTGtgtaaaaaaagaaacaaaaaaaatctccTGCAACCACCTAATTCAGCGCTTAATTTTTTTTACATAGGCAACACAAAAAAGTGCTTGCCTCTAGCATTTTACATTGACACTTGACAAAATTAATGCCAAGATTTGTGCATGTAGGCGCCAAGATTTTTGGGCATGGAATGGTGTAAGTGGTTTGGCGCGAAAGCAGACCTACCGTGGCGTCGATCTGCTTCAGCGAGCAAAAACCTTAGCACTGACCTGCACAAATTCAGCTCAATCCTCTGGGCCAGATTTCAAAATAGTTTTGCACCAGATTTGAAAATAGTTTCAGATGAAACATCAGCTTTGTCAAAGGACCAGATTAATCAAAAATTACGCATTTTACCATTTTCTTTCTCTAGTCTTGCGAATGTGTGTCCGCTATGCAGAGGCCGGATAAAACTACTGTAGCCTGTGCCACTGAGTTCAGCCGTGTTTCCAAGAAAAATATAATTCGCTCACCCACGCGGCCTGCTAGCTATCACCTCTGATTTATTTTCTCAGATAGTAGTTCAGAAATCAGAGCAAAGGCACAGACCATGGAAGAGTTCTCTGGAACAAAAAAAAGTTCCCCCGATGAAAAATTCAGTGGACTGTTGGATGAAGGAAACATATGAACTTTCCTATGGCAACGAATCGTATACTACATCGCCTTGCGGTTCTCAGCTTCTGCCAGCGGCGAGCCTTTGCTGTTGCAGTTGCTGCTGATCCCGCTGCGACTGGAGCGCGGACGCCTTCTCCTTGATCTCCTGGAAGGCGCGCATCGTGTCACCATCAAATCCTCCTGCGAACTGCATGAAACGATAGGATTGAATACTTGATGAACACACAAGGATTAGGTGTACGAGCAAATGGAATGGTGGTGTATACCTGGTGAACTCTGAAGGCGAACCGGACTCCCTGGAGCATGAGCTCCTCTTCATCGGGGCCACCTTGTGTGGCCTCGAGCTCGGCAGAGACCCGTCCGAGGTACTTCCTTGCTAACTTTACCGACTGGATTTTGAGCTGCACCATCGAGAACCATCTTGTTACCGGAATGCCATTTTGTTCAGAGAAGCTAGTGCTGACCGTCAGCAGATTACTGTACATTACAGACACTTGCAGATAATCCGGACATACAAGCTCATGTGATTTACACAGAATTTCATCTGCTAAAGTTAATTTAGTGTCAATATTGTATGTGCTACTTAGGAAATTGAACATTTGTGCTACTTAGGAAATTGCAGACCTGTAGTCATTCTTATTTTTCTGTTTCCATGGCAACGAGAAAGGCACAAGTGTGAATTCTGAAGAAGACACTAAACTTGTAGTAGTAGCAGCAGCTAACTGAAGGGCATTTTCAGGAACTTTGTCAAGACATTCGTTTGGTGCATGATCAGAATATGAGCCTAGTACTCGTAAGCAAACTTTGCCGAACGACTGAATCCCTACTACCTCGTCTATTCCATACATGGGCTAGGTTCTAACAACATGGGATGGGCGTCTGTGTCATGTGTGCTTGAAGTAGTGAATTTACCTGACTGACGATTCCAGTGTCCTGCATCCACTCCCATGGGATCTGGTACCCGCGGTAGCGGTTCATCGCACCATCACGCACACGCCCAAGGCTGTACACCCCATGCTCCAACCTGCCAACAACCATACAGATGTTGAGCACAAGGTAACCCGGTTGCTAGAAGAAGATGCAGGACATTTGGAAGGATGGCTGGCTTACTTCTCGAAGAGTGCCTGCATTTTCTTGAGAGCAGAAGAGCAGTTCTGCCGTGGATCGTCGCAGAATGACGCCACCTCCGCCTCAACCTTCTTCAGGTCACGGTAGCCGAAGGCCGCCTCCCGGAGCGCGTCCGCCTTCTGCTCCGGCCAGTCGAAGTGCTTGAGCACCGCCCGTTCGTCCACCTAGAATGAAAATTCAATGAAATGATAAGTCACGCACTGTTCTGCAAAAAAGCGGAATTTTGGTTACACATAGCAGATTGTCGCCGGTGAGCTTAGTACCAGGCGTGAGAGCTCGACGTCGAGCCACTTGACGAAGGTGACGACGTCATCGATGTCTGCGAACGCGGCGCTTTCCACCTCCTTgatgaggaaccggatgaagtcgCCCTGCCTCTCCACGTCTGATCTGATCTGCAAACATCCCAACACCACGAATCAAACAGTTGGTCAGACTTCAACAGGCTCCCCCATCATAGACGAAGCAAGATCAGCAGCATTAGGTAGGGGAGTGCCACTTTAGGCGATTCAAAATATTCTGGGTTCAAGAGAAGTTGGCGCGAAGCAACGGTGCGATCTGGGTCAAAGTTTATCTCGCTCCAACGGCTAGTAGACAGGTCCATGACACTGTGCTCCTGGTCACGAGCACACAGTGGTGGTAGTAATAATAGTATTTGAAAAAAGAAGAAAGCTTCACTGGTCAGTGAGCTCGGTCGGCACGACCACCCACCAGGTGCCAGTCGACAGGAGCCACTTTGGATGCTATCTATGCCTGCACCAAGGCTGCAATTGTTTTTTTGCTCTTCATTTCTTTGTTCCAAGAAAATgttttttgctcttttttttgTTCCCAGCTACAGATTGTCTCTATCTTATTTATTCCTCTGACGGATCACAAAATGCCAACAGAAAGAAATGTGTGCAAGGAGTTGTGGGTTTCTCCATGGAATGGGGGGTGGCGAGCTCGAGAAAGAAAACCTGTGTCGTATCTTGGTATGTGTAGTTGTTGGCGTGCGCTTATGTGTGCGTGCACAGTTGAGGCACCAAAAGTGGATTACTTTCTGGTGCTGTGTTCTTTCTTCTTTTGTTCAGTAGCGCAGCGGGCGGGGCGGGCAACCACCATTATCGGCGATTGATTTGAACCATCCAACTAGTTGGCAGCTACTCTGCGTCCGTTTTTCAAAAGTGAAAGCCTTTTTTGGTTTGGAGATTTTACCAACGCGACAATGTTGATGATTTAAGAGAAAATAAAACATGAAGGAAATGTAGGAAATTTTTTGAGCAAATTTGAGTGAACTTACCGCGAGAAGGTGGGAGGAGCGGTTCTCGATCTCCCCGATCATGTCCCTGGCGTTCGCGGCGCCGGAGCCGCTAGGCCCTGcgtcggagccgccgccgccgccgtcccgcttGGAGTCCCGCCGCATGAGCGAGTGGTAGAACTCCACCACCTCGGGGACGCGCCGCACGCACGggccggacgggggcggcgggggaggcggcggcggcggaggcccggCGGCGCGTTTGCTGCCTCCACCGCTTGAGGCCGACGGCGACGAGCTCGCGCTGCGGGATCTTTTTGCCGGCATtgacggtggaggcggcggcggcgggggcgggatCGGTGGGAGCTTGCAGAGGTCCGGCTTACGGCCCGTTGATGCGGCCGTGTCGGAGGAGCAGGACGTGGTTGACGAGGCCGACGAGCcggagctcgccggcgaggcgcggGACGAGCCGGAGAAGTACGACTTGCTCTTCGCGGACGCCGGCattggcggcgggggcggcggcggaagaggaggaggaggaacggaCTTGCACGCCGGCTTGGCGGGGTCGCTATCCGCATTGGGGCGGCTCCTGGAGTTGTCCGACGACGAGCAATCGTCGGAGGCGCCTCGCTGCGGCCTCGCGGCCTCCGCCAGCTGCCTCTCGAGCTCCGCAATCCTCTGCTCCTTGCTGGAAACAGTCGCGACGGAGGCCTCGAGCTCGGCCTTGAGCCGGGCGTTGTCGGCCTGGAGCCTGGCCAAGGCGTCCCTGCAGCGGCCGAGCTCGCTGCTCTTGGCGGCGAGCTCGGTCTCGAGGAAGGGCACGATGACGACGGTCTCCTTGAGGATCTTGTGCTCCAGCAGCTCGGTGCGCAGGCGGGACTCCCGCTCCTGCAGCTCCTCGACGAGGCGCGCCAGCTCGGCGGCCTCCGGCCCCGTGGACGGCACGGACGCCGCGCGCGCCGGCTGCACCTGCGCGGAGGAGCGCGGGAAGTAGGCCCCGAAGGAGCGCGCGAAGGACGTCGTCTTGGCGCCCGagccgggcggcggcgcgggcgagcccgagggccgccgccgcggggTCGTCTCCGGCCGCGGCGCCGTTGATGTGGCGGGTTGCTGCAGTGGGGATGGCGCCGGTGCGTGTGCCGCCGGCTTGCgcgcggaggaggtggaggtggaggtggacttGGGCGTGGCCGGGCTGCGCTGGAAGCCCATGGCCGCCTTGACTCTGCCGGCCACCATGGCTGGCGGTAGCGTCCGGCCGTGGAATACGAAATTGGCAGCTACGATTGCGCCACAGACATGCTCGAGCTGCTGCTGCTCCGGTCACTCCTCTCTCTGAGCTCGGCCGTGTGTCGCGTTCGTAGCCTTTTGGTGAGGTTCGGTGTGGGGAGTGTAGAGCTCGAGGAAGAACGGTGGGGCACGGTGTCCGAGGAACGGTCTCTGGCTTGGCTCTGTCTGAAGTCTGAACCGAGTGGAGTGGGCGGTAAAATACTGGAGCGAGCTGGTTGAGGAATCGGAACGTTGGGAAGTGTTCGATGCATCTGCTTTGCACGTTCCGAATCTGGAACTAGCTTCATCCCGTCTTGACCTTTTGCTTTGCACGCCGCGTGTACTTAACAGCTCTTTTGAGATTGTACTACTGTAAATACTGGAAAATAAATTTCTTCTATAAATGTCCCTAGACTACCCGGCCAACCAAGCCATCCAAAGGGGCACATTGATCTGGGTCGTCCAATCCCGTCCGCACAGTAAGTTCACAGCCCCACTTTTCACAGCAGCCGTTGGATGCAGTAATTCCTTTTTACACATGTGGCTTCTCTGAATGGATCAATGACGAGTAGGACCGAGCTCTTGAGGGGCCGGCGAGCGCGAGACGGAGACGGCTGCTCGTTTTGGGTCGCTTTCCTTCACGCCCCCACGGGAAGCAGTAAAACCTAGATCGCGCGAGGCACACACCCAGTCAgtcgcctccctctcctccccaatcccccgcACGAGccctctcctccccaatccccacaTCTCCTCTCCTGGCGGCGTACGACCAGGGggacgactacgaggaggaggcgcggggccgcggCAAGGCCGCCTCCCGCTCCCGCGCCGCCAGCGGCGGCGGGGCCGGGCCCCGGAAGAGATCGCGGCAGGACAACTTCATCGACGACTCGGCcatcgaggacgacgacgaggaggacgaggacgacggcggggGCCGGCCCGAggaagaaggcggcggcggcggcgtgcgcggcttcttcgacgaggaggcgcgggtcgacgaggacgaggaggaggaggacgagggcgaagGCGAGGATGGTGAGTTTACGTGCAATTCGATCGCGTTTACATGCTATGTTTGTGGTATTTTTCCGGCCCTTTTTTCGTGAGATCTGAACCGAATTGGCTCGATTTGTAGAACTAGGGTTCGGCGGATAAGTGGTTTTAATCCTATTCTGTGCTCTTGCACAAGTTTACTTGGTACGAGGCTTGTTCAAGCTTAAGCCGATTTGGTTCCTTCTATTCCGATTTGTTGGTGTGCTTAGGTTTGTTGCGTGTGTAGGCGACTTGATCTATGCTGCTCGTGTTCGTATGCAAACCCGATGTTCTGTTCCGAGATAGGGCTTGAGTCGATTCAAGAGTTTTTTCGGGCATCCGAAATGTCCTATTTGAAAGCACTTTTTAATGCTTGTAAATCTTGGTTCCTGTTTGTTGTAGTTCCTATAGAGGCATAGGCACACCGTTTTTAATAAATCTGTGCTACTACTTACTCCCCAAAACTAATTCCACTATTCCAGATTACATGGTACTAACAAAATAGCAACTACTAACGGGTTTACTTGTCATTTACTCATTTTCAACTACCTGATATTTGGCGTCAGGTCTAATAGTGATGTTAACAACCTATAATCGGAGTGTAGCGAACCGTGTATTAGGGTTAACTTAGCCGCTAACGAGTCTTTTAGAAGGCTGGATAAAATATGTGACGATACAACATGATCATGTGCAGGTAAAAATATGCATATTAAGCTTGACATATCTGCTGCCACCAAGTTGAAAAGTAGTCAATTATTCATCCataaatgacaccacaacttgaaGCATTAATTGTTTCGGAGTAAGGGAACAAATGTGATGCTATGTCCTATATATTTGTTATGTCCCCTAAAATGTAAATTAATACCAGCGGATCCGGGACTAATCTCTGTTTTTGTCTGCAAATTTGTGATATTATTCATTTAAATTGTATCTCAAAACCATATGGAAAGTATACAGCATATAATGACAGTGCATCACATGGATAGGCAAATAAGGTCAGCGTTCACTATGCCATGACTAAAATCCTTAGTAAAATGAGATATAGGATATGCAATTCTTCACACTTTGAAGATAGGTCTGTAAAGGATAATTAGTATGGTTTTGTGCGGGGATTAAATTTAATGTGCAATTGCGGCATCATTTTAGATGTGCGGTTTAATTCTTGAGCAATCAGATTGAATTCGGTATCTAAGATTGTTTGTGTCAATCGTAACACATACTTTTTAGGCTGGTCTAGATATAGATAGATAAATTCCGAAGAATCACCCGATATAATCTGCACTTGTCCTCATTGTACTTATCAAAATCTTCATGTGCTACCAAATAGAAATATGGTGCAGGGATTTTCGTAAAACCCTAAAAGTTGCCCTTTGGATGGGAGGAGCCAACTTAAAATGGACATAATGTGAGCTCTAACATTAATTTATCTCCTGCATTTTGCATTACATACCAATGTGCTTCACGTGGCATCAAGTCCTACTATTTATAAATGACACATCAAGTTGCATTTGTTGCTGCATACTTTGCCAACAGTATGTTTCGATAATTAATGAGTCGGACAATATAATTTGCTAAACTGAGATATGAGAAGGGTATGTTGGAAATTCATATGAATAAGGGCGATCAAATGTTGGTACGAGTGGCAAGGTAATCCAATTTGGTGCAAGCTGTTAGTTGAAATGAAACTTGTGTAGAACAAAGATAACGATCGTCCTACCCTCCGGGAAAGAGCAATATCTCTTCTAACAATGATGGTCCAATTCATTCATGACAAGTCTAGGCCAAAGCCATCCTGTTCCAGTTGAGTGTTAAAATCCATGAAGAAGCATGCTTTGTCAATACATGATGGTTCCCTAGATATAGTAGTTTAAGGAATCTGCCTCCGCACTCGACGAGGATGGCCCAACCTTGGATCCAACCGCCGGGGTGAGCTCCGGGCTGAGCACGAGGTCGACGATGGTGGTTGACGGTACCTCTCTCTGTGGCTGTGCACTGGCCACAGTTCATAGGCTGCTAGCACCATCACTCGTCCACGAGTTCACGGTTACGGTTCCCTATAGAGATCTCCCTTTTCTTGTACACAATGCAATTAGGCTGACTGAGTTTCTATCACATTGTTTGTTTGCCATGAAAATAAATTATTTTCCGGCAATCTCTATGCATTTTGTCCATGCATATACATTTTATTGGGGTTACGTTATGTAGATCCATGAATTCTAGCATACATGTAGTCATAAGTTGTGCAATATTTTTGTCTTATTCATGTGTAATAGTTTTTAACTTCACTTGTATAAGTATGGGAAAGACAAATAAGGTATTTGTCATGTACTTGTTTAGCCTAGAAGCATGCCGATATCTAATGAATCAAGGGGAGTTAGTTTAACACTTTACTCAGAAGATATTACAGTTAATTATCTTTATATTATACTTCAGCTCCCAAGTCCTAATTATTCATTCTCTAGGAATATTAGAAGGTTGCTGCACATCGGTACT from Lolium rigidum isolate FL_2022 chromosome 4, APGP_CSIRO_Lrig_0.1, whole genome shotgun sequence encodes the following:
- the LOC124705369 gene encoding protein CHUP1, chloroplastic-like; this encodes MVAGRVKAAMGFQRSPATPKSTSTSTSSARKPAAHAPAPSPLQQPATSTAPRPETTPRRRPSGSPAPPPGSGAKTTSFARSFGAYFPRSSAQVQPARAASVPSTGPEAAELARLVEELQERESRLRTELLEHKILKETVVIVPFLETELAAKSSELGRCRDALARLQADNARLKAELEASVATVSSKEQRIAELERQLAEAARPQRGASDDCSSSDNSRSRPNADSDPAKPACKSVPPPPLPPPPPPPMPASAKSKSYFSGSSRASPASSGSSASSTTSCSSDTAASTGRKPDLCKLPPIPPPPPPPPPSMPAKRSRSASSSPSASSGGGSKRAAGPPPPPPPPPPPSGPCVRRVPEVVEFYHSLMRRDSKRDGGGGGSDAGPSGSGAANARDMIGEIENRSSHLLAIRSDVERQGDFIRFLIKEVESAAFADIDDVVTFVKWLDVELSRLVDERAVLKHFDWPEQKADALREAAFGYRDLKKVEAEVASFCDDPRQNCSSALKKMQALFEKLEHGVYSLGRVRDGAMNRYRGYQIPWEWMQDTGIVSQLKIQSVKLARKYLGRVSAELEATQGGPDEEELMLQGVRFAFRVHQFAGGFDGDTMRAFQEIKEKASALQSQRDQQQLQQQRLAAGRS